The stretch of DNA CTACCTGGGTGGTGCGTCCTCGTCAGGTCCCCTCGGCGATGTCATGCTCGACGGCATTGACTTTGACATCGAGCAAGGCAGCGCCAAGTTCTGGAACGATCTTGCCACTGACCTGAAGAATTTGGGAAAGAACGGAGGCAAGACCGTCTTGCTGAGCGCGGCTCCGCAGTGCCCATTCCCGGATGAATGGGACAGCGGTGCGATCAACACGGGACTGTTTGACTTTGTGTGGGTGCAGTTCTACAACAACGAGGAATGCCAGTTCAGTGCGGGACGCAGGGCATTCATGGATGCGTGGAAGAAGTGGGAGTCGGTGCCGGCCGTGAAGATCTTCCTGGGGTTGCCAGCCTCCAAGGACGCGGCAGGCACGGGGTTTGTCCCTGCCGGAGAGCTCACCTCACGTGTGCTGCCGCTCATCAAGGGCTCTCCAAAGTACGGTGGTGTCATGCTATGGTCCAAGTTCTATGACGACCGCACGGGCTACAGCTCCGCCATCAAGAGCGACGTGTGATTCTCACTAATATGTTCGCGTGATTCTCACTAATATgttcgcccgagcagtgtgtTGCATGTGGGTATCTTTGTAAGTACCATGTTCTTTGGTCTTTTCATCTTTGTGCTTATGTATTTGTGTGTGCATATTCTTTGTCCATATCTCAAATTTGTTACTGGATGTAAAACAAAGGTTTTGGGGGAACTGGCTCGTCCCTCTATGGGGTGGCctatcacatatatataatggtGTCATACAAGTCCTATACCAATACGGTATGGATTACACAGTAAGACTACAATACAAagtctaacaccctccctcaatCTCAACTCACTCCTGAAGCATCTAGGAGGTTGATATTGCGCCTACAGGCCTCAAACATGGGAGAAGGTAGAGGCTTGGTGAAGATGTCTGCAAGTTGATCTTTTGAAGAGATAAACCTGACTTGTAGTAGCTTCTATACGACACGTTCTCTCACAAAATGATAGTCAATCTCAATGTGTTTGGTTCGTGTATGGAACACCGGGTTTGCTGACAGAAACGTAGCACCGATGTTGTCATACCAAAGGACCGAAGGATGTGGCTGAGCAACTCCTAGCTCTCGAAGTAGGGACTCAATCCATATGAGTTCGGCAGTTGCATTGGCAACTGACTTGTACTCGGCCTCTGTGCTGCTGCGGGAAATAGTGGCTTGCTTGCGTGCACTCCAGGCGATATTATTAGGCCCCAAGAACACAACATGTCCCCCCGTAGATCGCCTGTCATCTAGACACCCAGCccaatcagcatccgagaatgcAGAAAGAACTCCGGAAGAACCGGGGCGCAGGTGAAGACCAAAGGAGACAGTGAGACGCACATAGCGCAGTATGCGCGTCATAGCAGACCATTGCACATTAGTAGGTGCATGAAGATATTGGCACACCCTGTTAACCGCAAAGGAGAGAACAGTATGCGTGATCGTCAGATACTGCAGGCCACTAACGATACTCCTGTACTTAGTAGCATCCACAGGAGATAGAAGAGTACCATCATCAGCTGAAAGTTTGTCAGTGGAGGACATGGGTGTAGGTGAAGTCTTGCACTTGAGCATAGCAGGACGACTCAAGAGATCAAGAGAGTACTTCTTCTGGGTGAGAGCCAAACTGCCACGAGACTGATGAGCGACTTCAATACCCAGAAAGAAATGAAGTTTTCCCAAATCCTTAACTGCGAAATCACGACCAAGCACAGTCACAAGAGCATCAGCTATCGTCGGAGAGGAGCTAACCAGGACAATATCATCCGCGTACACAAGGAGGTACATGGTCAAACTCGGTCGCTGAAACATGAATAGCGAAGTATCAGTTGTCGAAGGAATGAATCCATGAGTGCGTAGAGCTGAAGCCAAACGAGCATGCCAGGCACGAGGTGCCAGTTTCAGTCCATAGAGAGCCTTGGTCTGACGACAGAGATGATGAGGCTGAGTGTGATCAACAAATCCAGGTGGTTGCCTCGTGTAAACCTCCTCTTCAAGCAATCCATGAAGAAAAGTGTTTTGCACGTCAAGCTGGCGGAGAGACCATCCACAAGAAACTGCCAGAGACAGAAGAAGTCGAATGGTGGTAGGCTTGACAACTGGACTGAATGTATCCTCGTAATCCAGACCCTGACGCTGTTTAAAGCCCTTAGCCACGAGACGCGCTTTGTAGAGCTCAGTGGAGCCATCAACATGTTTCTTCACCTTGAAAACCCACTTCGAATCGATGATGTTGACACGAGGTGGAGGGGGAACAAGTGTCCAGGTCTTATTCTCCAAAAGAGCATGATATTCTTGTTCCATAGCAGCCCACCAGTGTGAGATACTCATAGCGGCTTGATAACTGCGTGGTTCGGCGGTTGGATCATCCACAACATGAGCCAGGAAAGTAGCAAGGTATGTGACCGTGCCATCGGTGTGTTCCTTGGGACGAGCAATGCCACTGCGACTGTGTGTGTGTGGACGCCGTGGAGCAGCGAACACCTGGGCAGGCGGGGCCGGCGGGACATCCGGAGCGGGCGAGGCCTCCGGAGCAGGCGAGGCCGGGCCAGGGGACGCCAGCGAAGATGGCCCGGGCGACGGCAGGCCCGGCGATGTTGGCCCGGGCGGCGTGTGAGTCGCTGCAGGCCCAGGCGACGTAGGCGGCAGCGACGCCCGTGCAGATGGCGGGGGTGACGACGGAGGAGAAGCTAGGCGAGGAGGCGGCGACGAAGGCCGCTCCGTTGTGAGCTCCGACCTATCCACCACAGTATCCGATGCAAGCTCCGGCCCAGTCGGAGTGGTAGACAGGGCTCCTGAGACGGAGTCGAGGGCTGGAGGTAGTGCAGGCGTATGCACCGACCGATCGCCGTGTGCCACGGGTGGCGTAGTGGGTCCGTCAGGGAGAAGTTCCAGGCGAACTCCGCGTCCAGTTCATGCACCATGATTAGGTAACAACACAGGCGAATATGCAACATTTTCAAATTGGCCAGGCATAAGAGGAGATGAATGCATAGATGGTGCCATGATAGATGATTGAGGCATGGCAGAAAACGGGAAGACGTTCTCATCGAAAACAACATCCCAAGAGATGAAGACTCGATTTGTTGGGACATGGAGACACTTGTAGCCTTTGTGGAGAGAACTATACCCCAAGAACACACACTTTTTGGAGCGAAACTCAAGTTCGCGATCATTATAAGGACGAAGATGAGGCCAGCAGGCACACCCGAACACCTTGGAAAAGGTATAGTCAGGAGTTTCACCCAAAAGAAGCTCAATAGGAGTTTTCATATTAAGAACACGCGTAGGTAATCTGTTAATGAGAAAACACGCGGTGGCAAAAGCATCACTCCAAAAGCGAAAAGATACAGAAGCATGAGCAAGAAGTGTGAGGCCGGCTTCAACTATATGGCGATGTTTGCGCTCAACAACGCCATTCTGCTGATGTGTATGTGGGCATGATAAACGATGGGAGATCCCAATCTTATTAAAGAAGGTGTTGTGGTTGCGATATTCGCCCCCCCCCCAATCTGACTGAACATAGATAATTTTATACTTGAGTAAACGTTCAACATGCAATTGAAACTGAATGAATATATCAAACACATCAGATTTACGCTTGAGAAGATAAAGCCATGTGAAACGACTATAGGCATCAACAAAACTGACATAGTAGTTGTGACCACTAACAGATGTTTGTGCCGGACCCCACACATCAGAAAACACAATTTCAAGAGGACTCTTAACTTCTCTAGTAGATGAAACAAAAGGTAGTTGATGACTTTTGCCTTGTTGACAGGCATCACACACGGACATCTCTTTATTGCTAGACTCTAATGG from Triticum urartu cultivar G1812 chromosome 3, Tu2.1, whole genome shotgun sequence encodes:
- the LOC125548850 gene encoding acidic endochitinase SE2-like — its product is MASRSLTPFQLTATLFVALLATCHAGSIAVYWGQNDGEASLAETCASGNYEFVILAFLPKFGKSQTPQLNLASHCDPSSGGCRSQSKDIKECQSRGVKVLLSIGGGDGSYGLSSPGDARQVAMYLWNNYLGGASSSGPLGDVMLDGIDFDIEQGSAKFWNDLATDLKNLGKNGGKTVLLSAAPQCPFPDEWDSGAINTGLFDFVWVQFYNNEECQFSAGRRAFMDAWKKWESVPAVKIFLGLPASKDAAGTGFVPAGELTSRVLPLIKGSPKYGGVMLWSKFYDDRTGYSSAIKSDV